In the genome of Opitutia bacterium KCR 482, one region contains:
- a CDS encoding sigma 54-interacting transcriptional regulator: protein MAKKTAQDIENEIRYDDLEMSVLHKISRAVVRRKNVSELIAETLEILDREMGLLRGTITLRDGDYLFIEASHGMDDESIKRGVYKMGEGVTGRVAAEGKSVVIRDISKSPEFLDRTKTRGESLEGIAFVCVPIIYIEQVIGTLSIDRKLPKKADLDRDLELLETVANILADAVALIYLKHEERNKLLDENRRLKLELSTTLMRPPNILGNCGAMQIVYEAIARFSRQHKPVLIRGKSGTGKELVARAIGGEPFSVVNCAALPDYALVGEIFGFEKDAFANAHFGKEGLLEKGGTVFLDEIAEISPAAQKLLAEYISTGRFRRINGSTDAAGKARLICASCADLEKSVEQNGFDKKLYLALSKNTVHLPALRDRKSDIVLLAEHFLEKYNKIYGKNIKRISTPAINMMTVYTWPGNVRELENCIERAVMSSNDSAISGYNLTPAVRAGYMDKPAPYGEDVDFNSMVASFERELITEALKANRGNAAAAARKLNLTERVINYKIKRYAITASWYKNSK from the coding sequence ATGGCAAAAAAGACGGCACAGGACATCGAAAACGAGATTCGATACGACGACCTCGAAATGTCGGTGCTGCACAAAATAAGCCGAGCGGTGGTGCGAAGAAAAAACGTCTCGGAGCTTATCGCCGAAACCCTCGAAATTCTCGACCGCGAAATGGGGCTTCTGCGCGGCACAATCACCCTGCGCGACGGAGACTATCTCTTTATAGAGGCGTCGCACGGCATGGACGACGAATCCATAAAGCGCGGCGTCTACAAAATGGGCGAGGGCGTCACGGGGCGCGTGGCTGCGGAGGGGAAGTCGGTTGTAATCAGGGACATTTCAAAAAGCCCAGAATTTCTCGACCGCACGAAAACCCGCGGAGAATCGCTCGAAGGAATCGCGTTCGTCTGCGTGCCCATTATCTACATAGAGCAGGTCATCGGCACTCTCAGCATAGACCGCAAACTGCCAAAAAAAGCCGACCTCGACCGCGACCTCGAACTGCTCGAAACCGTCGCCAACATTCTCGCCGACGCCGTCGCGCTCATCTACTTAAAGCACGAGGAGCGCAACAAGCTTCTCGACGAAAACAGGCGGCTTAAACTGGAACTTAGCACAACCCTCATGCGCCCGCCGAACATCTTGGGCAACTGCGGGGCGATGCAGATTGTGTACGAGGCGATTGCGCGGTTCTCGCGCCAGCACAAGCCCGTGCTGATACGCGGAAAATCGGGCACGGGCAAGGAGCTTGTGGCAAGGGCAATCGGCGGAGAGCCGTTTTCGGTGGTAAACTGCGCGGCATTGCCCGACTACGCGCTTGTGGGCGAAATCTTCGGCTTCGAAAAGGACGCATTTGCAAACGCGCACTTCGGCAAGGAGGGGCTTCTCGAAAAGGGGGGAACGGTGTTTCTCGACGAAATCGCGGAAATTTCGCCCGCCGCCCAGAAGCTTCTTGCGGAATACATTTCCACGGGCAGATTCAGGAGAATCAACGGCTCGACCGACGCCGCGGGGAAAGCCCGCCTTATCTGCGCATCGTGCGCCGACCTCGAAAAATCGGTCGAGCAAAACGGCTTCGACAAAAAGCTCTACCTTGCGCTTTCAAAAAACACCGTCCACCTCCCCGCCCTGCGCGACAGAAAAAGCGACATCGTGCTCCTTGCCGAGCACTTTCTTGAAAAATACAACAAAATCTACGGCAAAAACATCAAGCGCATTTCAACGCCCGCAATCAACATGATGACCGTCTACACTTGGCCGGGGAACGTGCGCGAGCTTGAAAACTGTATCGAGCGCGCGGTGATGTCGTCGAACGACTCCGCGATTTCGGGCTACAACCTTACCCCCGCCGTCCGCGCGGGCTACATGGACAAACCCGCTCCCTACGGGGAGGACGTGGACTTCAACTCGATGGTGGCGTCGTTCGAGCGCGAGCTTATAACCGAGGCTCTCAAAGCCAACAGGGGCAACGCCGCCGCCGCCGCCCGCAAACTCAACCTCACCGAACGCGTGATAAACTACAAAATCAAACGCTACGCCATAACGGCGTCGTGGTACAAAAATTCGAAATGA
- the dnaX gene encoding DNA polymerase III subunit gamma/tau has protein sequence MSEAYQVIARRYRPKQFSELVGQEHIVKTLTNAIESGRIGHAYLFVGPRGTGKTTVARLFAKALNAKGGPNIHPDDNDEISRAIMDGSCMDVVEIDGASNRSIDEIRNLREECRYAPAQCTYKIYIIDEVHSLTPDAFNALLKTLEEPPAHVKFIFATTEAHKVLGTITSRCQRFEFRPIPENLIANHLAEIAKKEEISATPEALAAIARLANGGMRDAQSILDQMISFCGRTLDVSDVIGVYGLASDAQISGLVENMAKGDYSAVVKSVDELVNGGCDLYRALCDMQNYVRNSMMESFSTGYKEFGGKRLSSEQMMRMLDVLQNAEKGLKNGLSEKANFEVALLKAVEQSRARAINTLIKELEKLSNAPVEVQKKNSPSA, from the coding sequence ATGAGTGAAGCTTACCAAGTCATAGCGCGCAGATACCGCCCGAAACAGTTTTCGGAACTCGTCGGGCAGGAGCATATCGTAAAGACCCTCACCAACGCGATAGAGTCGGGGAGGATTGGGCACGCGTACCTTTTCGTCGGTCCGAGGGGCACGGGTAAAACGACGGTCGCCAGACTTTTCGCAAAAGCCCTCAACGCAAAGGGCGGCCCGAATATCCACCCAGACGACAACGACGAAATCTCCCGCGCAATCATGGACGGCTCGTGCATGGACGTCGTGGAAATCGACGGCGCGTCGAACCGCTCGATTGACGAAATCCGCAATCTCCGCGAGGAGTGCCGCTACGCCCCTGCGCAGTGCACCTATAAAATCTACATTATCGACGAAGTCCACTCGCTGACCCCCGACGCATTCAACGCCCTTCTGAAAACGCTCGAAGAGCCGCCCGCGCACGTCAAATTCATTTTCGCTACGACAGAGGCCCACAAGGTTTTGGGCACAATAACGTCGCGCTGCCAACGTTTCGAATTCCGACCGATTCCCGAAAATCTCATCGCAAACCACCTTGCGGAAATCGCGAAGAAAGAGGAAATCTCCGCGACGCCAGAGGCGCTGGCGGCAATAGCGCGGCTCGCAAACGGCGGCATGCGCGACGCCCAGAGCATTCTCGACCAGATGATTTCTTTCTGCGGGCGCACGCTCGACGTCTCCGACGTAATCGGCGTCTACGGATTGGCGTCGGACGCGCAGATTTCGGGGCTTGTGGAAAACATGGCAAAGGGCGACTATTCCGCGGTGGTGAAGTCTGTGGACGAGCTTGTCAACGGCGGCTGCGACCTCTACCGCGCCTTGTGCGACATGCAAAACTATGTCCGCAATTCGATGATGGAGTCCTTCTCTACGGGCTACAAGGAGTTCGGCGGCAAACGCCTTTCGAGCGAGCAGATGATGCGCATGCTCGACGTGCTTCAAAACGCCGAAAAGGGACTGAAAAACGGGCTTTCCGAAAAGGCGAACTTCGAGGTCGCGCTCCTGAAAGCCGTCGAGCAGAGCAGGGCGCGGGCGATAAACACGCTCATCAAGGAACTTGAAAAACTTTCGAACGCCCCCGTCGAAGTTCAAAAAAAAAATAGCCCTTCTGCTTAG
- a CDS encoding DNA recombination protein RmuC, with protein sequence MEHAFILFFAALAAIGIAFGVWRWLSVSRNAKRLAENSERAAEMLARLASETARADAVLAENSELKTERAALIESKIAAEKKLSAAEERAAALAERIANRAEEERALREKFAADFENLSNRIFETARGKMTAANAEQVGMVLAPLKSSLGEFRERVEKLNETSARNNASMGAQIESLLKMNTQLGDEARNLTAALRSNNKVAGNWGEAVLARIFESCGFMEGIHFRSQKSYADTQGEQKRLMPDYVVYLPDSRSVVVDSKLSLPDFVDYCSASDASAKRAALTKFKKSVREHLNEFAKKYNDLPDITCGFKVMFVPVEGAYSLIVEEDKTLIADAYAANVLVAGPSEIMTVLKFAEIAYRNEAFAKNLREICNVGRLLHERVELFSKRFEQLGNKITTLQKDYDDTRKTLSQGGRSVLDTAKRFIEKSKNANIDFEESEPENER encoded by the coding sequence ATGGAACATGCTTTTATTTTGTTTTTCGCCGCGCTTGCCGCAATCGGGATTGCTTTCGGCGTTTGGAGGTGGCTGTCTGTCTCCCGCAACGCGAAGCGGCTTGCCGAAAACTCGGAGCGCGCTGCGGAGATGCTTGCGCGGCTCGCCTCCGAAACCGCCCGCGCCGACGCCGTGCTTGCCGAAAATTCCGAATTGAAGACGGAACGCGCCGCGCTCATAGAATCGAAAATCGCGGCGGAAAAAAAGCTCTCCGCCGCCGAGGAACGCGCCGCCGCGCTCGCCGAGCGCATCGCAAACCGCGCCGAGGAGGAACGCGCCTTGCGCGAGAAATTCGCGGCGGATTTCGAAAACCTTTCGAACAGAATCTTCGAAACCGCCCGCGGCAAAATGACCGCGGCGAACGCCGAGCAGGTCGGCATGGTTCTCGCGCCGCTAAAAAGCAGCCTCGGCGAGTTCCGCGAGCGCGTCGAAAAACTCAACGAAACGAGCGCGCGCAACAACGCGTCGATGGGGGCGCAGATAGAGTCGCTGCTGAAAATGAACACGCAGCTCGGCGACGAAGCCCGCAACCTGACGGCTGCGTTGCGCTCCAACAACAAAGTTGCGGGCAACTGGGGCGAGGCGGTTTTGGCGCGAATCTTCGAGTCTTGCGGCTTCATGGAGGGCATACATTTCCGCTCGCAGAAAAGCTACGCCGACACGCAGGGCGAGCAAAAACGCCTTATGCCCGACTACGTTGTGTATCTGCCGGACTCGCGCTCCGTCGTTGTGGACTCAAAACTCTCGCTTCCCGATTTCGTAGACTACTGCTCCGCCTCCGACGCCTCCGCAAAGCGCGCGGCGTTGACGAAATTCAAAAAATCCGTGCGCGAGCACCTCAACGAATTCGCTAAAAAATACAACGATTTGCCCGATATTACCTGCGGGTTCAAGGTTATGTTCGTGCCCGTCGAGGGCGCGTACAGCCTCATTGTCGAGGAGGACAAAACGCTTATCGCCGACGCCTACGCCGCAAACGTGCTCGTCGCCGGCCCTTCGGAAATCATGACCGTTTTGAAGTTCGCCGAAATCGCCTACCGCAACGAGGCGTTCGCAAAAAATCTCCGCGAAATCTGCAATGTGGGACGCCTTTTGCACGAGCGCGTCGAGCTTTTCTCCAAACGCTTCGAGCAGCTCGGAAACAAGATAACGACCCTCCAAAAGGACTACGACGACACCCGCAAAACGCTGTCGCAGGGCGGGCGGAGCGTGCTCGACACCGCGAAAAGATTTATCGAAAAATCAAAGAACGCAAACATCGACTTTGAAGAAAGCGAGCCAGAAAATGAGCGATGA
- the meaB gene encoding methylmalonyl Co-A mutase-associated GTPase MeaB, which produces MSDEQKRPEWVPENADKRFFTTSVMSGVPSPSDVSYAPRPKRKKLTLEDYKAGVLAADKTVLARAITLVESNSDAHFDAAQELIASLLPHSGKAFRIGITGVPGAGKSSFIETFGSMLCNEFGKKVAVLAVDPSSSITGGSILGDKTRMENLSRNANAFIRPSPSGGVLGGVARKSRETMILCEAAGYDVILVETVGVGQSEVTVRSMTDFFLLVQLAAQGDELQGIKKGVIELADGILVNKCDGNMVERSNLKRAELAGVLNFLNSPTPDWKPFCDVCSALTGMGIRSAWEKLEEFRRKTTADGYLEKRRGEQETEWFKSLLEREILRRFYRRDGMEEAIARYSKLVSDAEITAAAAVKKLMSDNG; this is translated from the coding sequence ATGAGCGATGAACAAAAACGCCCCGAATGGGTTCCTGAAAACGCCGACAAACGGTTCTTCACGACTTCTGTAATGTCGGGAGTTCCGTCGCCGTCCGACGTTTCCTACGCGCCGCGCCCGAAGCGCAAAAAGCTCACTCTCGAAGACTACAAGGCGGGCGTGCTCGCCGCCGACAAAACCGTTCTGGCGCGGGCAATAACACTCGTGGAAAGCAATTCCGACGCGCACTTCGACGCCGCGCAGGAGCTTATCGCAAGCCTGCTTCCGCATTCGGGCAAGGCGTTCAGAATCGGAATTACGGGCGTCCCCGGCGCGGGGAAATCGTCGTTCATAGAGACTTTCGGCTCGATGCTCTGCAACGAGTTCGGCAAGAAAGTTGCGGTGCTCGCGGTAGACCCGTCAAGCTCGATAACCGGCGGCAGCATTTTGGGCGACAAAACCCGCATGGAAAACCTTTCGCGCAACGCAAACGCGTTCATTCGCCCGTCGCCGTCGGGCGGAGTGCTCGGAGGGGTCGCCCGCAAAAGCCGCGAAACAATGATTCTTTGCGAGGCGGCGGGCTACGACGTAATCCTCGTCGAAACCGTGGGCGTAGGGCAGAGCGAGGTCACCGTGCGCTCCATGACGGACTTCTTCCTGCTCGTGCAGCTTGCCGCGCAGGGCGACGAATTGCAGGGAATAAAAAAGGGCGTCATCGAGCTTGCCGACGGCATTCTCGTCAACAAGTGCGACGGCAACATGGTGGAACGCTCCAACCTCAAACGCGCCGAGCTTGCGGGGGTTCTCAACTTCCTCAACTCGCCTACGCCCGATTGGAAGCCGTTTTGCGACGTCTGCTCCGCGCTCACGGGCATGGGCATTCGCTCCGCGTGGGAGAAATTGGAGGAGTTCCGCAGGAAAACAACCGCCGACGGATACCTCGAAAAACGGCGCGGAGAGCAGGAAACCGAGTGGTTCAAGTCGCTGCTCGAACGCGAAATTTTGCGCAGATTCTACCGCCGCGACGGCATGGAGGAGGCAATCGCCCGCTACTCGAAACTCGTCTCCGACGCCGAAATTACCGCAGCCGCCGCCGTCAAAAAATTGATGTCCGACAATGGATAG
- the xerA gene encoding site-specific tyrosine recombinase/integron integrase — MDSGEPQISPDLKNTVAEFRAFLKMELGRSANTVASYTSDVAQFAAFLHARKIESFADVDADSLVEWISGIARNTKASTQSRKLSAMKSLAGFLVDERVWSKNYCDLVARPKLRRNIPEILSAGEVARLLEAPPTDTPEGLRDRAMLELMYSSGLRVSELCGIRESDIDVAERILRVVGKGSKTRLVPVGAYALAAISAYKAARRDILGGAEVPELFVTRRGGKISRKTFWYNIKRYAIAAGIEKNVKPHILRHSFATHLLQNGANLMSIREMLGHSDLSTTQIYTNLLNDEICAQHAKKHPRSKMDVPDSL; from the coding sequence ATGGATAGCGGCGAACCGCAGATTTCCCCCGACCTCAAAAACACCGTGGCGGAGTTCCGTGCCTTTCTCAAAATGGAGCTTGGGCGGAGCGCAAACACGGTGGCTTCGTACACGTCCGACGTCGCGCAGTTCGCGGCGTTTCTACACGCGCGGAAAATAGAGTCGTTCGCCGACGTCGACGCCGACTCGCTTGTCGAGTGGATTTCGGGGATTGCCCGCAACACAAAGGCTTCAACGCAGTCGCGGAAACTCAGCGCAATGAAGTCGCTCGCGGGCTTCCTCGTAGACGAAAGGGTTTGGTCGAAAAACTACTGCGACCTCGTCGCGCGTCCGAAACTCAGGCGCAATATCCCCGAAATACTCTCCGCCGGGGAAGTCGCCCGCCTTCTGGAAGCCCCGCCTACCGACACCCCAGAGGGGCTGCGCGACCGCGCCATGCTCGAACTGATGTACAGCAGCGGGCTGCGCGTCTCCGAACTTTGCGGAATCCGCGAAAGCGACATCGACGTCGCCGAGCGCATTTTGCGCGTCGTCGGCAAAGGCTCGAAAACGCGCCTCGTGCCCGTCGGGGCGTACGCGCTTGCGGCAATCTCGGCATACAAGGCGGCGCGGCGCGACATCTTGGGGGGCGCGGAAGTTCCCGAACTTTTCGTAACGCGGCGCGGCGGGAAAATTTCGCGCAAAACGTTCTGGTATAATATAAAAAGATACGCAATAGCCGCAGGGATAGAAAAAAACGTAAAGCCGCACATTCTGCGCCATTCGTTCGCGACCCACCTGCTGCAAAACGGCGCAAATCTGATGTCGATACGCGAAATGCTCGGGCACAGCGACCTTTCCACAACGCAAATCTACACGAACCTCCTCAACGACGAAATCTGCGCCCAGCACGCAAAAAAACACCCGCGCTCGAAGATGGACGTTCCCGATTCGCTATGA
- a CDS encoding manganese efflux pump MntP family protein, whose product MNFVELVFIAIALSMDAFAVSIACGISAPKIANKNAAIVAGAFGLFQAIMPLAGWNLGEFAYEYIAAFDHWIAFLMLALVGGKMVFDGFSKKEEIDECFAYPKLDYRVLFLLAIATSLDALAIGVSFSCAKYPILYPSIFIGLTTFAFSVCGIKFGKRIGSSYDGKFAVAGGIVLVLIGIKILITG is encoded by the coding sequence ATGAATTTTGTCGAACTGGTATTTATCGCAATCGCGCTTTCGATGGACGCGTTTGCGGTGTCGATTGCCTGCGGAATAAGCGCGCCGAAAATCGCCAACAAAAACGCGGCGATAGTCGCGGGGGCGTTCGGGCTGTTTCAGGCGATAATGCCGCTTGCGGGCTGGAATCTGGGCGAATTCGCCTACGAGTACATCGCGGCGTTCGACCACTGGATTGCTTTTTTGATGCTCGCGCTCGTCGGCGGAAAAATGGTGTTCGACGGATTTTCGAAGAAGGAGGAAATCGACGAATGCTTCGCCTATCCGAAGCTCGACTACCGCGTTCTTTTCCTGCTTGCGATTGCAACGAGCCTCGACGCGCTCGCAATCGGGGTGTCGTTTTCGTGCGCGAAATACCCCATTTTGTACCCGTCGATTTTCATAGGGCTTACGACGTTCGCGTTCTCGGTGTGCGGAATAAAGTTCGGCAAGCGGATAGGAAGCTCGTACGACGGAAAATTCGCGGTGGCGGGCGGAATAGTGCTTGTTTTAATCGGAATAAAAATCCTGATTACGGGATAG
- the dtd gene encoding D-aminoacyl-tRNA deacylase — MRAVFQRVKNAAVDVLDEPQHRSAEIGAGALILLAVENNDTEDDAKWLASKIVRMRVFGDAEGKMNLSLLDVGGDALVVSQFTLYGSLKKGTRPSFNRSARAEISKPLYEKFLECLEAELGKKVGRGLFGAMMNVSLTNDGPVTIILDSDGA; from the coding sequence ATGCGGGCTGTATTTCAAAGGGTAAAAAACGCGGCGGTCGATGTTCTCGACGAGCCGCAGCACCGTTCAGCCGAAATCGGCGCGGGCGCGCTGATTTTGCTTGCTGTCGAAAACAACGATACAGAGGACGACGCAAAATGGCTTGCGTCGAAAATCGTCCGCATGCGCGTTTTCGGCGACGCGGAGGGAAAGATGAATCTTTCGCTTTTGGACGTCGGAGGCGACGCGCTTGTGGTGAGCCAGTTCACGCTGTACGGCAGCCTGAAAAAAGGCACAAGGCCGTCGTTCAACCGCTCGGCGAGGGCGGAAATTTCGAAGCCGCTGTACGAAAAATTTTTGGAATGCTTGGAGGCGGAGCTGGGAAAGAAAGTGGGAAGAGGCTTGTTCGGGGCAATGATGAACGTAAGCCTAACCAACGACGGGCCCGTAACCATTATCCTCGATTCTGACGGGGCGTGA
- the amt gene encoding ammonium transporter → MNRKILTATTVFSMLACLAARAEEAAAAAPAKVSAEMFTVNNLWILLGAILVFSMHPGFALVETGLCRAKNSVNILTKNIITVAIGLLTYVVIGFNLMYPGESWILGKFLGFGGLGVAAPEGAAIDYNGGLYSYWTDFIFQGMFAATAVTIVSGAVAERIKFNAYIVFAILYATFGYTLIGSWGWGGGWLKDLGFYDLAGSTFVHSVGGWAALVGAIMVGPRIGKYVNGRTHAIPGSNLGFATLGVFLLWFGWFGFNGASVFSADTTMVAYVFTTTALSASAGLMAAMFTSWFVQKKPDLSMILNGCLAGLVGITASADCVSITASCVIGAISGVVVVFAVYFFDKLHIDDPVGALSVHLVCGVWGTLAVGIFSPDHELVPQIIGIVAVAVAAIASSGIIFYILKKTIGLRVEHSEELRGLDVGEHGMEAYHGFQIFSNE, encoded by the coding sequence ATGAACAGGAAAATTTTAACGGCTACCACCGTCTTCTCCATGCTCGCATGCCTCGCGGCGCGGGCAGAGGAAGCGGCGGCGGCGGCTCCCGCAAAGGTGTCCGCCGAAATGTTCACAGTAAACAATCTCTGGATTCTCTTGGGAGCGATTCTCGTTTTCTCGATGCACCCCGGGTTCGCGCTTGTCGAAACGGGCTTGTGCCGAGCAAAGAACAGCGTGAATATTCTAACAAAGAACATAATCACGGTTGCAATCGGTCTTCTGACGTACGTCGTAATCGGCTTCAACCTGATGTACCCCGGCGAATCCTGGATTTTGGGCAAGTTCCTCGGATTCGGAGGTCTCGGAGTCGCCGCCCCCGAAGGCGCGGCGATAGACTACAACGGAGGCCTCTATTCCTACTGGACCGACTTCATCTTTCAGGGCATGTTCGCCGCGACTGCCGTGACAATCGTCTCGGGCGCGGTTGCGGAACGAATCAAGTTTAACGCCTACATCGTCTTTGCAATCCTCTACGCCACATTCGGCTACACGCTCATCGGCTCGTGGGGCTGGGGCGGCGGCTGGCTCAAAGACCTCGGATTCTACGACCTCGCGGGTTCGACATTCGTGCACTCGGTCGGCGGCTGGGCGGCTCTTGTTGGCGCGATTATGGTTGGCCCGCGCATCGGAAAGTATGTAAACGGCAGAACGCACGCAATCCCCGGCAGCAACCTCGGGTTCGCAACACTCGGCGTGTTCCTCCTGTGGTTCGGCTGGTTCGGATTCAACGGCGCGTCGGTATTCTCGGCCGACACCACAATGGTCGCATACGTCTTTACGACGACAGCCCTCTCCGCTTCCGCGGGCTTGATGGCGGCTATGTTCACCTCGTGGTTCGTACAAAAGAAGCCCGACCTTTCCATGATTCTCAACGGTTGCTTGGCGGGTCTCGTAGGCATCACGGCTTCGGCGGACTGTGTTTCGATTACAGCCTCCTGCGTAATCGGAGCAATTTCGGGTGTCGTGGTTGTATTCGCGGTCTACTTCTTCGACAAGCTCCACATCGACGACCCCGTCGGCGCGCTCTCCGTACACTTGGTATGCGGCGTGTGGGGAACGCTGGCGGTCGGCATCTTCTCGCCCGACCACGAGCTTGTCCCGCAAATCATCGGCATAGTCGCGGTGGCGGTTGCGGCAATCGCAAGCAGCGGAATCATCTTCTACATCTTGAAGAAGACAATCGGCCTGAGAGTGGAACACTCCGAAGAACTCAGAGGTCTGGACGTAGGCGAACACGGTATGGAAGCCTACCACGGATTCCAAATTTTCTCGAACGAATAA
- a CDS encoding P-II family nitrogen regulator encodes MKLIIAYIKPEQLGEVKKELFKNQIYRLSVTNALGCGRQRGYSENYRGNEIEVNLLKKVRLEIGVNDEFVDITVESIIKGAQTDHIGDGKIFILDMQQCIRVRTRETGPEAIG; translated from the coding sequence ATGAAACTCATAATAGCATACATCAAGCCCGAACAATTAGGCGAAGTGAAGAAGGAACTCTTCAAGAACCAAATTTACAGGCTGTCAGTGACAAACGCCCTCGGTTGCGGAAGGCAAAGAGGATACAGCGAAAACTATCGCGGCAACGAAATAGAAGTGAACCTGCTCAAAAAAGTTCGCTTGGAAATCGGCGTCAACGACGAATTTGTCGACATCACGGTCGAGTCCATCATAAAAGGAGCGCAGACCGACCACATCGGCGACGGAAAAATCTTCATTCTCGACATGCAGCAATGCATACGCGTTCGCACGCGCGAAACGGGTCCCGAAGCAATAGGCTAA
- a CDS encoding CPBP family intramembrane glutamic endopeptidase — protein sequence MFQDNPVFSLLSLGVAAWLFSMWAGDLRHFRKTGDLRRGAFEGATPAPFGLVAAGVVAALALLAVNTCAELAAGVESDQTKVAPWALLSWVGAAFVEELIFRGYLVVKNRGRAALVGSIFLFSFLFAAGHPFLWDYTVPKGASVFGGTWTFDFSAQPLINTLAVFECSLLFYALRFVPQNKTRSLLPCVCAHAAYNCGVFAVKVCRGFVEW from the coding sequence ATGTTTCAGGATAATCCCGTATTTTCGCTGCTTTCGCTCGGCGTCGCGGCGTGGCTTTTCTCCATGTGGGCGGGCGATTTGCGCCACTTCCGCAAAACGGGCGATTTGCGCAGGGGGGCGTTCGAGGGCGCGACTCCCGCGCCGTTCGGCTTGGTCGCAGCGGGGGTCGTTGCCGCGCTTGCGTTGCTTGCGGTAAACACTTGCGCCGAGCTTGCGGCGGGGGTGGAATCCGACCAGACGAAAGTCGCGCCGTGGGCGCTGCTTTCGTGGGTAGGGGCGGCGTTTGTGGAGGAGCTTATTTTCCGCGGATATTTGGTCGTGAAGAACCGCGGTCGGGCGGCGCTGGTCGGCAGTATTTTTCTGTTCTCGTTTCTTTTCGCGGCGGGACACCCGTTCCTTTGGGACTACACAGTTCCCAAAGGCGCGTCGGTCTTCGGCGGAACGTGGACTTTCGATTTTTCCGCGCAGCCGCTTATCAATACGCTTGCGGTTTTCGAGTGCTCGCTTCTGTTCTACGCGCTGAGGTTTGTGCCGCAGAACAAAACGCGCTCGCTTCTGCCGTGCGTGTGCGCCCACGCGGCGTACAACTGCGGAGTTTTCGCGGTGAAAGTGTGTCGGGGATTCGTCGAATGGTAG
- a CDS encoding tRNA-dihydrouridine synthase family protein — MVEFPEGKKLLFLAPMAGFSNEPCRRICREYGADVSVSEFVYSRAVLSGAARVFEKLSFTEGGRPFGVQIFGSDPKEVADAASLVEERVAPDFIDINFGCPAPNAVSAGAGAALLKNPELMGKIVAAVAGALKRIPVSAKMRIGWDSSSIIVPDAARALADAGASFITLHGRTKARGYEGDADWDLIEKTAQSLSVPLIGNGSVEKLETARLRNSACAGFMVGRAALGNPWVFGEIRAKMDGTEFVPPTPSDRAKLALRYAELVSDGSYSGIDAGNLTFAKVQIMRFLKGAEGFKRLRVGLKSINTLEQLKEMLCDYV, encoded by the coding sequence ATGGTAGAGTTCCCCGAAGGGAAAAAGCTGCTGTTTTTGGCTCCGATGGCGGGCTTTTCCAACGAGCCTTGCAGGCGCATTTGCCGCGAGTACGGCGCGGACGTTTCCGTCAGCGAATTCGTGTACAGCAGGGCGGTTTTGAGCGGCGCGGCGCGGGTTTTCGAAAAGCTTTCGTTTACGGAGGGCGGGCGTCCGTTCGGGGTGCAGATTTTCGGCTCGGACCCAAAGGAGGTCGCCGACGCGGCGTCGCTTGTGGAGGAGAGGGTTGCGCCCGACTTTATCGACATAAACTTCGGCTGTCCCGCGCCGAACGCGGTTTCGGCGGGCGCGGGGGCGGCTCTGCTTAAAAATCCCGAACTCATGGGCAAGATTGTTGCGGCGGTGGCGGGGGCGTTGAAGCGCATTCCGGTATCGGCAAAAATGCGCATTGGCTGGGATAGTTCTTCCATTATAGTGCCCGACGCCGCCCGCGCCCTCGCCGACGCGGGCGCGAGCTTCATAACCCTCCACGGACGCACGAAAGCCCGCGGCTACGAGGGCGACGCCGACTGGGACTTGATTGAAAAAACCGCGCAGTCGCTCTCAGTGCCGCTAATCGGCAACGGCTCGGTCGAAAAGCTCGAGACCGCGCGTTTGCGCAATTCCGCGTGTGCGGGCTTCATGGTGGGGCGCGCCGCCTTGGGGAATCCGTGGGTCTTCGGGGAAATCCGCGCAAAAATGGACGGAACGGAATTCGTCCCGCCGACCCCCTCCGACCGCGCAAAGCTCGCCCTCCGCTACGCCGAGCTTGTCTCCGACGGCTCGTATTCGGGCATAGACGCGGGCAACCTGACGTTCGCAAAAGTGCAGATAATGCGCTTTTTGAAGGGCGCGGAGGGATTTAAAAGGTTGCGCGTCGGGCTTAAAAGCATAAATACTTTGGAGCAATTAAAGGAAATGCTATGCGACTACGTCTGA